From Glycine max cultivar Williams 82 chromosome 11, Glycine_max_v4.0, whole genome shotgun sequence, the proteins below share one genomic window:
- the LOC102669486 gene encoding uncharacterized protein: MHQQFGYTVSYKKAWTTKQKALEMTFGSWEQSYSYLPVWLTTAQHFVPGTIVKYKTLSSMEEGDDDPPRVILSRVFWVFNPYIEDFKYCKPLVQVDGTFLTGKYRGTLLTVIRQDGSRNNFPRAFAIFESETKEAWMGFLHYLRRYVTPQPNLGIISDR; encoded by the coding sequence ATGCATCAACAGTTTGGTTACACTGTTTCATACAAAAAAGCATGGACAACTAAACAAAAAGCCCTTGAAATGACATTTGGAAGTTGGGAACAATCATACAGTTACCTGCCTGTATGGTTGACAACTGCTCAACACTTTGTACCAGGTACCATAGTAAAATACAAAACTTTATCTTCAATGGAGGAAGGTGACGATGACCCTCCTAGGGTGATTCTTAGTCGTGTATTTTGGGTTTTTAATCCATACATTGAAGACTTCAAATATTGCAAGCCACTTGTGCAAGTAGATGGAACATTTTTAACGGGCAAATATCGTGGTACTTTGTTGACTGTCATCAGACAAGATGGTAGTAGGAACAATTTTCCACGTGCTTTTGCAATTTTTGAGAGCGAGACTAAAGAAGCTTGGATGGGGTTCTTGCATTATTTGCGAAGATATGTTACACCGCAACCAAATTTGGGTATTATATCAGACAGATGA